CGTCTCAGGATTCGCTTCAAAGGAGCGAACAACGGCTCCTGTCCCTGGTCGAGTGCTTGCCCAATGCCGTGGTGCTGACGAGCGAGGATGGAACGATCACGCTTGTGAACCGTCAGGCTCAGAGCCTGTTCGGGTATGAGCAGACCGAGTTGGTCGGCCTGGCGGTGGAGGTGCTCATGTCACGTGAGAATCATCCCTCGCTTCGGGCGGCGTTTAATGCCGGTCTTGGGCAGTGCGCCCTGGGCGCCGGAGGCGACCTGTTGGCAGTCCGCAAGGATGGCAGAGAGTTCCCGGCCGAAATCTTCCTGACGCCACTGGATATGCCCCAAGGGCTGGTGATAATGGTGATCATCACGGACATTACGCAACATAAGCGGCACGAATCGGGTAGGTAGTGCAGACGTTCCGGATCGAGAAGGTTGACAAAAATGAGCGCAAAGAAGTCTCGCAAGGCCCCGGCCAATCCGCTCGCCCATGAGAATAAAGAACTCCGGGCGCAGCTTGCCGAAGCCCAGGAAACGTTACGGGCCATCCACGAAGGCGAGGTGGACGCGGTCATCGTCTCCGGCAGCCAGGGCGAACAGGTATTCTCGTTGGTGGGCGCCGAATCGGTCTATCGCCTGATTGTCGAGACGATGAAAGAGGCGGCCTTCACGGTCGCCTTCGACGGCAGAATACTCTTCTGCAATGCCCAGTTCGGGCAGTTCGTCGAGCGGCCGATGGAGCAGATCGTCGGACATTCGCTCAATGAGTTCGTCAAGACCGACCGTGCCACAGTATCCTCCCTGCTGGCCGCCGCAAAGCAGCAGCCCGTCAAACAGCGGCTGGTGTTCCAGACCGCCGATGGCGCAGCCGTGCCCGCGCACGTGGCCGCCAACGTACTGAGCCAGCCCGACGGGCTGAGCATTTGTGTCGTTGCCAGCGACCTGAGGGAACTGGAGAATTCGACCGAGTTGATCCAGCAGCTCCGCCGTCAGCACGAAGCGTTGCAGGCGGCCAACGAGGAACTGGCAGCGGCCGATGAGGAGATGCGGGTCCAGAACGAAGAGTTGACCGCATCGAAGTCCGAGCTGGACCGGACGCGGGCAAAGTATCAGGACCTCTTCGAATCGGCTCCGGATGGATATGTCGTCACGGACGCGGAGGGAACGATCCAGGAAATGAACCATGCGGCGGCGATGCTTCTGGGCAAGCCCGGCGCCACGCTGAAGGGCAATCCGTTCCCGTCCCTGCTGCTGTCCGAGGCGGCGCGGCAGGAGTATCTCGAACTTCTCGCAACCTTGCACTCTGGCGCGGCGCCTGCGCCCAAATTGGAGGTCGAGGTCCGTTCGCTGGAAGGCCGGCAATTCTGGGCCTCCGTTACTGCCGCCGCCTCCCGTGACGAGGAAGGCAGCATCGTCGGCCTGCGATGGTTGATCCACGACATCAGCCACCGTAAGGCCACAGAGGAGTCGCTGCATCAATATATCGGTACATTGCAGGCGGTTGCCGCCGTGCGTGAAGCGGCCCTGACCTGCGCGACTGAGAAGGACCTCGGTGTCGCCTGCCTGGATATCGCCCAGAAGGTTACGGGCAGCAAGTTTGGATTCATCGGCCAGGTTAATGAGCAAGGCCTTGAGGACATCGCCATCAGCAACCCCGGGTGGGATGCCTGCAATATCCTCGACATCGGCGGCCATCGCCAGTCGGTCAGCAGTCTCAAGATCCACGGCATCTATGGGCGCGTGCTTCTAGACGGTAAAACGGTCTTGACCAATGATCCCGCCAAACACCCCGACCGCATCGGACTTCCCCCAGGCCACCCGCCGCTCGATGCGTTCCTGGGTGTTCCATTGATCTCGGAGGGTAAGACGATAGGCATGATTGGCATGGCCAATCGTCCAGGAGGCTATGCCCAAGGGCAACAAGAGGCCCTGGAGACCCTGGCCCCGGCATTTGTTGAAGCATTCATGCGAAAACAGGCAGAAGAGGCCTTGCGCCAGGCCAAGGAAGAGCTGGAACAGCGGGTGCAGGAACGGACGGCCGAACTGAGGCACCGTTCCCAGCAGCTATCCCGTGTGGTATCCGAGTTGGCCCTGACAGAACAGCGTGAACGCGGCCGCCTGGCGCAGGTGCTGCACGACGGCCTGCAGCAACTGCTGGTGGGCGCCAAGTTCCATCTGGCGGTACTGGAGCGTTCAGGCAATGCCGCCATGGGCAAGGCGATTGCAGGCATCATGGATCTGCTGGATGATTCCATCGAGACTTCGCGCTCACTGACAGCCGAACTGAGCCCGCCGATCCTTCACCAGGGCGGATTGGTTCCGGCGATGGAGTGGCTGGCCCGATGGATGCAGGAGAAACACGGGCTGACGATTGCCCTGAGCGCAGAGAGAGTGCCGGATGCGATAGGAGAGGATGCCCTTATCCTGCTCTTTCAGGCGACGCGCGAACTTCTGTTCAATGTCGTCAAGCATGCCGGCGTTAAGTCAGCGGCTGTGCGCGTGGGGCGATTCAATGGGGCAATCCAGATCACCGTGGCTGACGATGGGGCTGGATTTGACCCTGGTGCTCTTACGGCCGAGGACGCGGCAGGCGGTTATGGACTCTTCAGCATCAAAGAGCGACTTGACCTTTTAGGAGGCAGCATGGAGGTTGACAGCGCGCCGGGCCGGGGCAGCCGGTTCACGCTGATTGCACCGGTGGCGGCGTCAGGCACGCCGGAATCGCTGCCGCCCCAGCGGCCAGCCTCCTTGGTATCGGTATCCATCGCCCCCAGAGAGCAAGGCACAGAGGGCAAGATTCGCGTTATTCTGGTAGACGATCATGTTGTCATGCGCCAGGGGCTGGCAACGCTACTGAAGGAAGAGCCCGACATGGTCGTCATCGGCGAGGCCTCCGACGGCGAGTCGGCCGTGAGCTTGGTGCGCGAACTCGGTCCCGATGTGGTGCTGATGGATGTTTCCATGCCAGGCATGAACGGCATTGAGGCCGCTCGCATTCTTCATGCCGAGTT
This portion of the Planctomycetaceae bacterium genome encodes:
- a CDS encoding response regulator; this encodes MSAKKSRKAPANPLAHENKELRAQLAEAQETLRAIHEGEVDAVIVSGSQGEQVFSLVGAESVYRLIVETMKEAAFTVAFDGRILFCNAQFGQFVERPMEQIVGHSLNEFVKTDRATVSSLLAAAKQQPVKQRLVFQTADGAAVPAHVAANVLSQPDGLSICVVASDLRELENSTELIQQLRRQHEALQAANEELAAADEEMRVQNEELTASKSELDRTRAKYQDLFESAPDGYVVTDAEGTIQEMNHAAAMLLGKPGATLKGNPFPSLLLSEAARQEYLELLATLHSGAAPAPKLEVEVRSLEGRQFWASVTAAASRDEEGSIVGLRWLIHDISHRKATEESLHQYIGTLQAVAAVREAALTCATEKDLGVACLDIAQKVTGSKFGFIGQVNEQGLEDIAISNPGWDACNILDIGGHRQSVSSLKIHGIYGRVLLDGKTVLTNDPAKHPDRIGLPPGHPPLDAFLGVPLISEGKTIGMIGMANRPGGYAQGQQEALETLAPAFVEAFMRKQAEEALRQAKEELEQRVQERTAELRHRSQQLSRVVSELALTEQRERGRLAQVLHDGLQQLLVGAKFHLAVLERSGNAAMGKAIAGIMDLLDDSIETSRSLTAELSPPILHQGGLVPAMEWLARWMQEKHGLTIALSAERVPDAIGEDALILLFQATRELLFNVVKHAGVKSAAVRVGRFNGAIQITVADDGAGFDPGALTAEDAAGGYGLFSIKERLDLLGGSMEVDSAPGRGSRFTLIAPVAASGTPESLPPQRPASLVSVSIAPREQGTEGKIRVILVDDHVVMRQGLATLLKEEPDMVVIGEASDGESAVSLVRELGPDVVLMDVSMPGMNGIEAARILHAELPAVRIIGLSMFEQDEQAQAMLDAGASDYLTKSGPSEHLIAAIRGETSE